In the genome of Bradyrhizobium arachidis, one region contains:
- a CDS encoding NAD-dependent protein deacetylase, translating into MTNSPLASSPLQDFVGRHDNLFVLTGAGCSTNSGIPDYRDSHGNWKRTQPVNFQAFMSEEPTRQRYWARSMIGWRRFGQARPNDAHHALARLEAGGRCGMLLTQNVDRLHQSAGHRQVIDLHGRLDLVRCMGCGAKTQRSEFQDRLGRVNAEWLTLDAADAPDGDADLEHANFSSFNVPSCEACGGILKPDVVFFGENVPRDVVATAQDHLAQADAMLIVGSSLMVYSGFRFVQAAAQRNIPIAAINLGRTRADDLLTLKVEERCEAALAFLL; encoded by the coding sequence ATGACAAACTCCCCGCTGGCAAGCTCCCCGCTTCAGGATTTCGTCGGCCGGCACGACAATCTGTTCGTGCTGACCGGCGCCGGTTGCAGCACCAATTCGGGCATTCCCGACTATCGCGACAGCCATGGCAACTGGAAGCGGACCCAGCCGGTGAACTTCCAGGCCTTCATGTCGGAGGAGCCCACGCGCCAGCGCTATTGGGCGCGCAGCATGATCGGCTGGCGGCGCTTCGGCCAGGCGCGGCCGAACGATGCGCATCACGCGCTGGCCCGGCTCGAGGCTGGCGGCCGCTGCGGCATGCTGCTGACCCAGAATGTCGATCGGCTGCATCAATCCGCCGGCCACCGCCAGGTGATCGACCTGCACGGCCGGCTCGACCTCGTCCGCTGCATGGGCTGCGGGGCGAAGACGCAGCGCAGCGAATTCCAGGACAGGCTCGGCCGCGTCAATGCCGAATGGCTGACGCTCGATGCCGCGGACGCGCCCGACGGCGACGCCGATCTGGAGCATGCGAACTTCTCGTCGTTCAACGTGCCTTCTTGCGAGGCCTGCGGCGGCATCCTCAAGCCCGATGTCGTGTTCTTCGGCGAGAACGTCCCCCGCGATGTCGTCGCCACCGCGCAGGATCATCTGGCGCAAGCCGACGCCATGCTGATCGTCGGCTCCTCGCTGATGGTCTATTCCGGCTTCCGCTTCGTGCAGGCCGCAGCGCAGCGCAACATTCCGATCGCCGCGATCAATCTCGGCCGCACCCGCGCCGACGATCTCCTCACGCTGAAGGTCGAGGAGCGCTGCGAAGCGGCGCTTGCATTCCTGCTCTGA
- a CDS encoding glucose 1-dehydrogenase, whose product MTQTDRSTPFASRLVGQYALVTGASQGIGRAVAVRLAQEGATVAINYVDHPEKADESLAMARTASSDRGHGKLDHIVVKADVSNEQEVTAMFETVLARFKRLDCLVNNAGFQRESPSEALDIDTYRRIIDVNLNGAVLCAQKALAHFVARGGGGSIINCSSVHQIIPKPGYLAYSISKGGMANLTRTLALEFAGRGIRVNAVGPGAIDTPINAAWTGDPEKRGVVTSHIPLGRVGTPEEIAAVFAFLASDEASYITGQTIYACGGLTLFPEFRENWAS is encoded by the coding sequence ATGACACAGACCGACCGCTCAACCCCTTTTGCTTCGCGCCTCGTCGGCCAATACGCGCTGGTGACCGGCGCCTCGCAAGGCATCGGCCGCGCCGTCGCCGTCCGGCTCGCCCAGGAGGGCGCGACCGTCGCCATCAATTATGTCGACCATCCCGAGAAGGCCGACGAGTCGCTCGCGATGGCACGAACGGCTTCGAGCGACCGCGGTCACGGCAAGCTCGATCATATCGTCGTCAAGGCCGACGTCAGCAACGAGCAGGAGGTCACTGCGATGTTCGAGACGGTCTTGGCGCGCTTCAAGCGCCTCGACTGTCTGGTCAACAATGCCGGCTTCCAGCGGGAGTCGCCGAGCGAGGCGCTCGACATCGACACCTATCGCCGCATCATCGACGTCAATCTCAACGGCGCGGTGCTCTGCGCGCAGAAAGCGCTCGCGCATTTCGTCGCGCGCGGCGGCGGCGGCAGCATCATCAACTGCTCCAGCGTCCACCAGATCATCCCGAAGCCGGGCTATCTCGCTTATTCGATCAGCAAGGGCGGCATGGCCAATCTGACGCGCACGCTGGCGCTCGAGTTCGCCGGTCGCGGCATCCGCGTCAACGCGGTCGGCCCTGGCGCGATCGACACGCCGATCAACGCGGCCTGGACCGGCGATCCCGAAAAGCGCGGCGTCGTCACCAGCCACATTCCGCTTGGCCGCGTCGGCACGCCGGAGGAGATCGCCGCGGTGTTCGCCTTCCTCGCCTCGGATGAAGCGAGCTACATCACCGGGCAGACCATCTATGCCTGCGGAGGCCTGACGCTGTTTCCGGAATTTCGCGAGAACTGGGCGAGTTGA
- a CDS encoding hydantoinase/oxoprolinase family protein, giving the protein MLEGAEVRLAVDIGGTFTDIVLDVGQDRKTRKVLTTPQRPEQAVLEGMRLILTDARAHISDIDVFIHGTTLATNAIIERRGARTALIATDGFRDVLDIGTESRYDQYDLSIDKPKPLAPRSLRFTVPERIDAHGAVRLPLDEAAVRALAPRLREQGVQSVAIAFLHSYANPEHERRAAAIIGEEMPGISVTVSSAVCPEIREYERTSTAVANAYVQPLIDGYLARMADALQVEQFRGAIYLVTSGGGVTSIETARRFPVRLVESGPAGGAIFAAQIAARLGESKVLSFDMGGTTAKICLIEKYQPETSRVFEVDRAARFLKGSGLPVRIPVIEMVEIGAGGGSIAHIDAMKRVTVGPESASSEPGPACYGRGGQRPAVTDADVALGMIDPDAFAAGTIKLDPELSKQALLRDVGEPLGLSAETAAYAVHEVVCENMASAARVHAVERGEIVGQHTLIAFGGAAPLHAARVAEKIGVSRVIVPSNAGVGSAVGFLAAPIAYELVRSRHVRLDDFDTEAVSDLLQEMVSEARALVEPGAAGAPVRERRAAFMRYVGQGHEISVELPNRPLTSADLAGLRQKFEADYSAMFERPIPGAAIEVLSWSVLATTEPRNPSPVAAVARKPAAKASGSRKFFDGRAGEVIEIPLYRREDMAPGATIAGPAVIAEDETSTFVSTSFDAHIDGAGSIVMERKAA; this is encoded by the coding sequence ATGCTTGAAGGAGCCGAGGTGCGGCTTGCCGTCGATATCGGCGGCACGTTCACCGACATCGTGCTGGACGTGGGGCAGGATCGCAAGACCCGCAAGGTGCTTACGACGCCGCAGCGGCCCGAGCAGGCGGTGCTGGAGGGCATGCGGCTCATTCTCACCGATGCGCGTGCGCATATCAGCGACATCGACGTCTTCATTCACGGTACGACGCTCGCGACCAACGCCATCATCGAGCGGCGCGGCGCCAGGACGGCGCTGATCGCCACCGACGGCTTTCGCGACGTGCTCGATATCGGCACCGAGAGCCGCTACGACCAGTATGATCTCTCAATCGACAAGCCGAAGCCGCTGGCGCCGCGTTCCCTCCGCTTCACCGTGCCCGAGCGCATCGACGCCCATGGCGCCGTCCGCCTCCCGCTGGACGAAGCGGCCGTGCGCGCACTCGCCCCGAGATTGCGCGAGCAAGGCGTCCAGAGCGTCGCGATCGCCTTCCTGCACTCCTACGCCAATCCCGAGCACGAGCGCCGCGCGGCGGCGATCATCGGCGAGGAAATGCCCGGCATTTCGGTGACGGTGTCGTCGGCGGTGTGCCCGGAAATCCGCGAATATGAGCGCACCTCCACCGCGGTTGCGAATGCCTATGTTCAGCCGCTGATCGACGGCTATCTCGCCCGCATGGCCGATGCCTTGCAGGTCGAGCAGTTCCGCGGCGCCATCTATCTCGTCACGTCAGGCGGCGGCGTCACCTCGATCGAGACGGCGCGGCGCTTTCCGGTGCGCCTCGTCGAATCCGGTCCGGCCGGCGGCGCCATTTTCGCGGCGCAGATCGCGGCGCGGCTCGGCGAGAGCAAGGTGCTCTCCTTCGACATGGGTGGCACCACGGCAAAGATCTGCCTGATCGAAAAATACCAGCCCGAGACCTCGCGCGTGTTCGAGGTCGATCGCGCCGCGCGTTTCCTGAAAGGCTCCGGCCTGCCGGTGCGCATCCCCGTGATCGAGATGGTCGAGATCGGCGCCGGCGGCGGCTCGATCGCGCATATCGACGCGATGAAGCGCGTCACCGTCGGCCCGGAGAGCGCCTCGTCGGAGCCGGGACCGGCCTGCTACGGCCGCGGCGGCCAGCGTCCGGCCGTGACCGACGCGGACGTTGCGCTCGGCATGATCGATCCCGATGCCTTTGCAGCCGGCACGATCAAGCTCGATCCGGAGCTGTCGAAGCAGGCGCTGCTGCGCGACGTCGGCGAGCCGCTTGGCCTTTCCGCGGAAACCGCGGCCTATGCCGTGCACGAGGTCGTCTGCGAGAACATGGCGAGCGCGGCGCGCGTGCATGCGGTCGAGCGCGGCGAGATCGTCGGCCAGCACACGCTGATCGCCTTTGGCGGTGCCGCGCCGCTGCATGCGGCGCGCGTTGCCGAGAAGATCGGCGTCTCCCGCGTGATCGTGCCATCGAACGCCGGCGTCGGTTCGGCGGTCGGTTTCCTTGCGGCTCCCATCGCCTATGAGCTAGTCCGCAGCCGGCATGTCCGGCTCGACGATTTCGACACCGAGGCGGTCTCCGACCTCTTGCAGGAGATGGTGAGCGAAGCTCGCGCGCTGGTCGAGCCGGGTGCGGCTGGTGCGCCGGTGCGCGAGCGCCGCGCCGCCTTCATGCGCTATGTCGGCCAGGGCCACGAGATCAGCGTCGAGCTGCCGAACCGGCCGCTGACGTCAGCCGATCTCGCCGGCCTGCGCCAGAAGTTCGAAGCGGATTATTCCGCGATGTTCGAGCGCCCGATCCCCGGCGCGGCGATCGAGGTGTTGAGCTGGTCGGTGCTCGCAACCACCGAACCGCGCAATCCGTCGCCCGTTGCCGCCGTTGCGCGCAAACCTGCGGCCAAGGCGTCCGGCAGCCGAAAATTCTTCGACGGCCGCGCCGGCGAGGTGATCGAGATCCCGCTCTATCGCCGCGAGGACATGGCGCCGGGCGCGACGATTGCGGGTCCGGCGGTCATTGCGGAGGACGAGACCTCCACCTTCGTCTCCACCAGTTTTGACGCCCATATCGACGGTGCCGGCAGCATCGTCATGGAACGGAAGGCAGCCTGA
- a CDS encoding hydantoinase B/oxoprolinase family protein translates to MSKANGASLIDLQIMWHRLIAVVEEQAQVLLRTAFSPIVRECGDLSAGVFDLKGRMLAQAVTGTPGHVNSMAESVKHFIAHFPLETMKEGDAYITNDPWMGTGHLNDFVVTTPCFKDGKIVALFSCTSHLMDIGGIGFGPDATDVFMEGLYIPMLKLIDQGVVNETLMAMIRTNTRLPIDTEGDTYSLAGCNDVGCERLVEMMTEFGIDTLDELGDYICDRSREAVLAEIAKLPKGSWRNTMVVDGYDAPVTLAATLTISDEGIHVDFDGTSAASKFGINVPLSYTTAYTVFGLGCVVASQIPNNAGSLSPLTVSAPAGAILNAPKPAPVASRHIIGQMLPDVVFGCLRQIIPERVPAEGTSCLWNLNVRGQTRSGVGGNYGFSMAVTSNGGTGARFGKDGLSATAYPSGVRGTPVEIAETQTPLIFWRKELRPDSGGAGRTRGGLGQIIEVGSGVDAPFDILAAFDRIDHPPRGRDGGKNGEAGYVGLKSGKKLRGKGFQQVPPDDRLVVMTPGGAGIGAPTMRDRAAVKDDIESGLVSADNAVAVYGYSR, encoded by the coding sequence ATGAGCAAGGCAAATGGCGCGAGCCTGATCGACCTTCAGATCATGTGGCACCGGCTGATCGCCGTGGTCGAGGAGCAGGCCCAGGTGCTGCTCCGCACCGCCTTCAGCCCGATCGTGCGCGAATGCGGCGACCTCTCGGCCGGTGTATTCGACCTCAAGGGGCGAATGCTGGCGCAAGCGGTGACGGGCACGCCCGGCCACGTCAACTCGATGGCGGAATCGGTCAAGCACTTCATCGCGCATTTCCCGCTGGAGACGATGAAGGAGGGCGACGCCTACATCACCAACGACCCCTGGATGGGCACCGGCCATCTCAACGACTTCGTCGTCACCACGCCCTGCTTCAAGGACGGCAAGATCGTCGCGCTGTTCTCCTGCACCAGCCATCTCATGGACATCGGCGGCATCGGCTTCGGCCCTGACGCCACCGACGTGTTCATGGAAGGGCTCTACATCCCCATGCTCAAGCTGATCGACCAGGGCGTCGTCAACGAGACGCTGATGGCGATGATCCGCACCAACACGCGGCTGCCGATTGACACCGAGGGCGACACCTATTCGCTCGCCGGCTGCAACGACGTCGGCTGCGAGCGCCTGGTCGAGATGATGACCGAGTTCGGCATCGACACGCTCGACGAACTCGGCGACTACATCTGTGACCGCTCGCGCGAGGCCGTGCTGGCCGAGATCGCAAAGCTGCCGAAGGGCAGCTGGCGCAACACGATGGTGGTCGACGGCTACGATGCGCCGGTCACGCTCGCTGCGACGCTGACGATCTCGGACGAAGGCATCCACGTCGATTTCGACGGCACCTCCGCTGCCTCGAAGTTCGGCATCAACGTGCCCTTGTCCTACACCACGGCCTACACCGTGTTCGGCCTCGGCTGCGTCGTCGCCTCGCAGATCCCCAACAATGCGGGCTCGCTCTCGCCGCTGACCGTGTCGGCGCCCGCGGGCGCGATACTCAATGCGCCGAAGCCCGCGCCGGTCGCCTCACGCCACATCATCGGCCAGATGCTGCCCGACGTGGTGTTCGGCTGCCTGCGTCAGATCATCCCCGAGCGCGTGCCGGCGGAAGGCACGTCCTGCCTGTGGAATCTCAATGTGCGCGGCCAGACCCGCTCCGGCGTCGGCGGCAATTACGGGTTCTCGATGGCGGTGACCTCCAACGGCGGCACCGGCGCGCGGTTCGGCAAGGACGGCCTCTCCGCGACCGCCTATCCCAGCGGTGTGCGCGGCACGCCGGTCGAGATCGCGGAAACGCAGACGCCGCTAATCTTCTGGCGCAAGGAGCTGCGCCCGGATTCCGGCGGGGCAGGGCGCACCCGTGGCGGCCTCGGCCAGATCATCGAGGTCGGCAGCGGCGTCGACGCGCCGTTCGACATCCTCGCGGCGTTCGACCGGATCGATCATCCGCCGCGCGGCCGCGATGGCGGCAAGAACGGCGAGGCCGGCTATGTCGGCCTCAAGTCCGGCAAGAAGCTGCGTGGCAAAGGCTTTCAGCAAGTGCCGCCGGACGACCGGCTGGTGGTGATGACGCCCGGGGGCGCCGGCATCGGTGCGCCGACGATGCGCGATCGTGCCGCGGTCAAGGACGACATCGAAAGCGGTCTCGTGTCCGCCGACAATGCGGTTGCAGTTTATGGGTACTCGCGCTGA